In one Trichlorobacter lovleyi SZ genomic region, the following are encoded:
- a CDS encoding sensor histidine kinase, which produces MSEEVAPAKLIAGLIKTLGPLAKTKNINFEIDLLQEEHVTGDEEWLRTAFKNLLENAVRHTEEGGNVHVAMRREDTALFFEITNSHPPIEPRELELIFNPFYRLKENTGEGTGLGLAITRKIITLHHGEIGARNVPKGFQVWFALPMKKV; this is translated from the coding sequence GTGTCTGAAGAGGTCGCTCCGGCAAAGCTGATTGCGGGGCTCATAAAGACGCTCGGGCCGCTGGCTAAAACGAAGAACATCAACTTTGAGATTGACCTTCTTCAGGAGGAACACGTCACAGGAGATGAAGAATGGCTTCGAACGGCGTTTAAGAACCTGTTGGAGAACGCCGTGCGGCATACTGAGGAGGGCGGTAACGTACACGTTGCTATGCGCCGGGAGGACACGGCACTGTTTTTTGAAATAACAAACTCTCACCCGCCAATAGAGCCTAGAGAGCTGGAACTGATTTTCAATCCATTTTACCGGTTGAAGGAGAATACTGGCGAAGGCACTGGACTTGGCCTGGCCATCACCAGGAAAATCATCACTCTGCATCATGGAGAGATTGGAGCCAGGAATGTACCGAAAGGCTTTCAGGTCTGGTTTGCTCTTCCAATGAAGAAGGTATGA
- a CDS encoding type II toxin-antitoxin system HipA family toxin: MARPKITADLHLFMNGKKVGCLTRTAVGQLRFEYGDEWLHSAFRRPLSLSMPLSQKIFSGDVVENFFDNLLPDSQSIRSRIQARFGAKSNRCFDLLWHVGRDCVGALQLLPEDAAEVDVRRIESEVLTDSQIAGLLRNYATLPLGMQGDNDFRISIAGAQEKTALLRLNDKWHRPLGVTPTSHIFKLPIGKIAHSGMDLTDSVENEWLCHLILKAYGIPVANADIATFEDVKVLVVERFDRRWADDRSWLIRLPQEDMCQALNISPALKYESDGGPGIQRIMALLLGSVNALADRSLFLKTQVLFWLLGAIDGHAKNFSIFLLPEGSFQLAPFYDVMSAYPLVEKRLVEPQKMKMAMAVRGKSTHYQWQKIQLRHWLSTAKACGFPADEMESIVKNLFGQMDDVIEHVQSILPQGFPEEVANSVFNGMKSVRSRFNTSL; the protein is encoded by the coding sequence ATGGCCCGACCAAAAATAACAGCTGACCTGCACCTCTTTATGAACGGCAAAAAAGTAGGATGTCTGACTCGGACCGCAGTTGGACAGCTTCGTTTTGAGTACGGTGACGAATGGCTGCATTCTGCATTCAGGCGACCGTTATCACTCTCGATGCCGCTCAGTCAAAAGATTTTCAGCGGTGATGTGGTAGAAAACTTTTTTGACAACCTGCTGCCGGACAGCCAATCAATACGCAGCAGAATTCAGGCTCGATTCGGAGCAAAGAGTAATCGCTGTTTTGATCTTCTCTGGCACGTTGGACGGGATTGCGTCGGAGCGCTCCAGCTTCTTCCAGAAGATGCTGCTGAAGTTGATGTGCGCCGGATTGAATCCGAGGTGCTTACAGATTCACAGATCGCGGGGTTGTTGCGCAACTACGCAACCCTGCCACTCGGCATGCAGGGAGATAATGATTTTCGCATCTCGATAGCCGGAGCACAGGAGAAGACTGCGCTGCTGCGCTTGAATGACAAGTGGCATCGCCCCCTGGGTGTCACACCGACCAGCCACATATTCAAACTTCCAATCGGCAAGATTGCTCATAGTGGCATGGATCTGACCGACAGCGTGGAGAACGAATGGCTTTGTCATCTTATTCTCAAGGCATACGGTATCCCAGTCGCCAATGCTGATATAGCAACGTTCGAGGATGTAAAGGTTCTGGTAGTGGAACGATTTGATCGCAGGTGGGCCGACGACCGTTCCTGGTTGATCCGTTTGCCGCAAGAAGATATGTGTCAGGCGCTGAACATATCACCGGCCTTGAAATACGAAAGCGATGGCGGACCGGGCATTCAGCGCATCATGGCCCTGCTTCTGGGGTCGGTGAACGCGCTGGCGGATCGCAGCCTGTTTCTCAAGACCCAGGTGCTGTTCTGGCTACTTGGCGCCATCGATGGTCATGCAAAGAACTTCAGCATCTTCCTGCTGCCGGAGGGTAGTTTTCAACTTGCCCCATTCTATGATGTCATGTCTGCCTATCCGCTCGTGGAGAAAAGGTTGGTGGAACCACAAAAAATGAAAATGGCAATGGCTGTCAGAGGGAAAAGTACCCATTACCAGTGGCAAAAAATACAACTCCGGCATTGGCTGTCTACTGCAAAAGCCTGCGGTTTTCCTGCGGATGAGATGGAGTCAATTGTTAAGAATTTGTTTGGCCAGATGGATGATGTTATTGAGCATGTGCAAAGCATTTTGCCACAGGGTTTTCCGGAAGAAGTTGCCAACTCCGTATTCAATGGAATGAAAAGCGTACGAAGCCGCTTTAATACAAGCCTCTAG
- a CDS encoding helix-turn-helix domain-containing protein: MVHKISSPETLGQALRAERKNKGMSQKVVGHSVGMEQHTISKIEKGNPGTELNTLFRLLAALDLELTIQPRQKPTFENTGDQW; the protein is encoded by the coding sequence ATGGTTCATAAAATCAGCTCACCAGAAACCCTTGGCCAAGCGTTGCGAGCTGAACGCAAAAACAAGGGAATGTCGCAGAAAGTCGTCGGCCATTCTGTAGGCATGGAGCAACACACGATTTCTAAAATCGAAAAAGGAAACCCTGGCACTGAACTAAACACACTTTTTCGACTGCTCGCCGCTTTAGACCTTGAATTAACTATTCAACCTCGTCAGAAGCCTACCTTTGAAAATACGGGAGACCAGTGGTAA
- a CDS encoding DUF4573 domain-containing protein encodes MPVDRLSIDAVGAVEAVEAVEAVGAVEAVEAVEAVEAVEAVEAVEAVEAVEAVEAVEAVEAVEAVEAVEAVEAVEAVEAVEAVEAVEAVEAVEAVEAVEAVEAVEAVEAVEAVEAEKRF; translated from the coding sequence ATGCCAGTAGATAGGCTAAGCATCGATGCAGTTGGAGCAGTTGAGGCAGTTGAGGCAGTTGAGGCAGTTGGAGCAGTTGAGGCAGTTGAGGCAGTTGAGGCAGTTGAGGCAGTTGAGGCAGTTGAGGCAGTTGAGGCAGTTGAGGCAGTTGAGGCAGTTGAGGCAGTTGAGGCAGTTGAGGCAGTTGAGGCAGTCGAGGCAGTCGAGGCAGTCGAGGCAGTTGAGGCAGTTGAGGCAGTTGAGGCAGTTGAGGCAGTTGAGGCAGTTGAGGCAGTTGAGGCAGTTGAGGCAGTTGAGGCAGTCGAGGCAGTCGAGGCAGTCGAGGCAGTCGAGGCAGTCGAGGCAGAAAAACGATTTTGA
- a CDS encoding radical SAM protein, with the protein MELSIYLKTYSYAHEPGKLLVYSTARGAIVKLDSSVLADARDQKLSDQEQALLAKIGVLVPDRLAEQEQMRTLFEEGNRRSRQFTALVTMNLDCNLACGYCYEDHFRGKRYMTPETADLLVQYVSAQIERGLDVTLDFYGGEALLSLTMMKDIAARVRHKASEAGTQASFNLVSNATLLTREVAQELKELGFVSVRFTIDGPPDVHNLQRPFVSGKGSFDRIIENLDQTCDITRFELATSTLAKLKNILQENSKNTIKPHKHCILEKAFLHCSNL; encoded by the coding sequence TTGGAACTTTCAATCTACCTTAAAACCTATTCCTACGCCCATGAGCCCGGCAAGCTGCTGGTCTATTCAACGGCCCGTGGCGCCATTGTAAAACTTGACAGCTCGGTTCTGGCCGATGCCCGGGACCAGAAACTTTCTGATCAGGAACAGGCCCTGTTGGCAAAAATAGGTGTTCTGGTCCCTGACCGGCTGGCTGAACAGGAGCAGATGCGGACCCTGTTTGAGGAGGGCAATCGCCGCAGCAGGCAGTTTACCGCCCTGGTTACCATGAACCTGGACTGCAATCTGGCCTGCGGTTACTGCTATGAGGATCATTTCAGGGGCAAGCGCTATATGACGCCAGAGACCGCCGACCTGCTGGTGCAGTACGTCTCTGCACAGATTGAACGGGGGCTGGATGTCACGCTGGACTTCTACGGAGGCGAGGCGCTGCTTTCCCTGACAATGATGAAGGATATTGCCGCTCGTGTGCGGCATAAGGCTTCTGAGGCAGGCACGCAAGCCTCTTTCAATCTGGTCAGTAACGCCACGCTGTTGACCCGTGAGGTGGCGCAGGAACTCAAGGAGCTGGGCTTTGTCTCGGTCCGCTTTACCATTGACGGGCCACCGGATGTTCATAATCTGCAACGTCCGTTCGTAAGCGGTAAAGGCAGCTTTGACCGGATCATTGAAAACCTCGATCAGACCTGCGACATAACGAGATTCGAACTCGCGACTTCAACCTTGGCAAAATTGAAAAATATATTACAAGAAAATTCAAAAAATACCATTAAACCCCATAAACACTGCATTTTAGAGAAAGCATTTCTTCATTGTTCAAATCTTTAA
- a CDS encoding TonB-dependent receptor plug domain-containing protein — translation METILRHSLKILLPLWLLTAPLTAAAEPDDSIGLLDAWQGETVSASRLPKPVSHTAENVTVVTAAEIQSINAHTLIDILANVPGMQLESTRTLGGLIYFRSQGSSFNHILVMIDGVPFNNLGDNFSDIGLIPARIIERVEIVKGAASSSWGQALGGVINVITKTPDRERRSGGSLSSSVGERRTSDSGAELSGSIERFGYYLSGGYSGSKGLLANNHGDYSNAYAKLVYDLPGKGQLAGTFGYSQANRGDFAFAPLDLKEETYPRQLFSTLTLRTTLTDQLELELNGRHATRELGLDIGLISTYLPLQSYNIDETVSGVGAKLLWRTSSNLLAVGIEYDHVWMRSTDSMVHVDTLNRKTDRWGFYLNDTLTVGNFSFSPGVRLDLTGTSGDQFSPSFGITWQLTDTTLLRAYTARGYSLPAFLLDRTSEKVWTSQIGFESTTIPYLWLKGTLFRNDTWDIVTYDSFSNSFNHERHLKQGFEVEAKTASLFNTSLSAGYDYIDARNTSTHQIVQDIPRHTLLLGLQYDDRQYLKGVLNGRHIWWNAASYHNGSYQGVIWDLHLTATPFGRKQHAPELFFSIRNIFNGSQYLDEFFKNAGRWVEGGMRISF, via the coding sequence ATGGAAACCATTCTACGCCATAGCCTGAAGATACTGCTGCCCCTCTGGCTGCTCACGGCACCGCTTACGGCCGCTGCCGAGCCGGACGACAGCATCGGTCTGCTTGATGCCTGGCAGGGGGAGACCGTCTCTGCCAGCCGCCTGCCCAAGCCGGTTTCCCATACCGCTGAAAACGTCACCGTGGTAACCGCCGCTGAGATCCAGTCCATTAACGCCCATACCCTGATCGATATCCTTGCCAACGTACCCGGCATGCAGCTTGAATCAACCAGAACATTAGGTGGGCTGATTTACTTCCGCTCCCAAGGCTCCTCTTTCAACCACATTCTGGTGATGATTGACGGGGTGCCGTTCAACAACCTTGGCGACAACTTCAGCGATATCGGCCTGATCCCGGCCCGGATCATTGAGCGGGTCGAGATCGTCAAGGGTGCCGCCTCATCATCCTGGGGCCAGGCGCTGGGCGGGGTGATCAATGTCATCACCAAGACACCTGACCGGGAGAGAAGAAGCGGCGGCAGCCTGTCCAGCTCAGTTGGTGAACGGCGCACCAGTGACAGCGGTGCCGAACTATCCGGGAGCATTGAACGGTTCGGCTACTACCTCTCAGGTGGCTACAGCGGCTCCAAGGGTCTGCTTGCCAACAATCACGGAGATTATAGCAACGCCTATGCCAAGCTTGTGTACGACCTGCCGGGCAAGGGGCAGCTGGCCGGGACATTCGGCTACAGCCAGGCCAACCGCGGTGATTTTGCCTTTGCCCCGCTTGATCTGAAGGAAGAGACCTACCCCCGCCAGCTGTTCAGCACCCTTACACTGAGAACAACACTAACTGATCAGCTTGAACTGGAGCTTAACGGGCGGCACGCCACAAGGGAGCTCGGCTTAGATATCGGCCTGATCAGCACCTACCTGCCGCTGCAAAGCTACAACATTGATGAGACCGTATCAGGGGTGGGTGCGAAACTGCTCTGGAGAACCAGCAGTAATCTCCTGGCCGTGGGGATTGAATACGACCATGTCTGGATGCGCTCAACCGACTCTATGGTCCATGTCGATACCCTGAACAGAAAAACCGACCGCTGGGGGTTTTACCTGAACGACACCCTGACCGTTGGCAACTTCTCATTCTCACCTGGCGTGCGGCTTGATCTGACCGGCACCTCCGGTGATCAGTTCAGCCCATCCTTCGGTATCACCTGGCAGCTGACCGACACCACGCTGCTGCGTGCCTATACGGCCAGAGGCTACAGCCTGCCGGCCTTTCTGCTGGATCGCACCTCAGAGAAGGTCTGGACGTCACAAATCGGTTTTGAAAGCACCACCATACCGTATCTCTGGCTGAAAGGCACCCTGTTCCGTAATGACACCTGGGACATTGTCACCTACGACTCGTTTTCCAACAGCTTCAACCATGAACGCCACCTCAAGCAGGGCTTTGAGGTGGAGGCAAAGACCGCCTCGCTGTTCAACACGTCGCTATCGGCAGGCTACGATTATATTGATGCCCGCAACACCTCAACCCACCAGATCGTCCAGGATATCCCGCGGCATACGCTGCTGCTGGGCTTGCAGTACGATGACCGGCAGTACCTCAAGGGGGTACTGAACGGCCGCCATATCTGGTGGAATGCAGCCAGCTACCACAACGGCAGCTACCAGGGGGTGATCTGGGATCTGCACCTGACCGCCACGCCGTTCGGCCGCAAGCAGCACGCCCCGGAACTGTTCTTTTCCATCCGCAACATCTTTAACGGGTCGCAATATCTTGACGAGTTCTTCAAGAACGCCGGACGCTGGGTTGAAGGCGGCATGAGGATTTCGTTTTGA
- a CDS encoding ABC transporter substrate-binding protein, translating to MLIVVLGLLALLPLSVEAYEVLVLQSSRAPAYDEALKGIRSVRRFSERLLILSDYMDVDLQRIAREDRPLLIIALGDNAYLSASKIRQIPVVVVMAPNYRGGSGGHPALTGVELHLPPERYLAVFNTMGLKRVGIIGNPAKSSHYIRLIQQSAPRYGIEAIVREVSSPREVTGQLSSLRGEVDALWLLPDDTAVTRETTDAYFLFSMQQQVPVVAFSSAYLQSGAAVAVEIQRYDIGRQAGEIVTSLLDGNDVSGHPAASPRKSSLRINPTVLHRLGLSPDSIRAGSSR from the coding sequence ATGCTGATAGTTGTTTTAGGACTGCTGGCACTGCTACCGCTTAGTGTTGAGGCCTATGAGGTGCTGGTTCTGCAGAGCAGCCGGGCACCTGCCTATGACGAAGCCCTGAAGGGAATCAGGTCGGTACGCCGCTTCAGTGAGCGGTTACTGATACTGAGCGACTACATGGATGTTGACCTGCAACGGATTGCCCGTGAAGATCGCCCTCTGTTGATTATCGCCCTGGGAGACAATGCGTATCTTTCTGCGAGTAAAATCAGACAGATACCGGTGGTGGTAGTGATGGCCCCCAACTACCGGGGCGGTTCAGGGGGGCACCCTGCACTAACCGGTGTTGAGCTGCATCTGCCCCCTGAACGTTATCTGGCCGTCTTCAACACCATGGGGCTGAAACGGGTTGGCATTATCGGTAACCCGGCAAAGAGTAGCCATTACATCCGTCTGATTCAGCAGTCCGCACCACGCTACGGTATTGAAGCTATTGTGCGCGAGGTATCGTCCCCAAGGGAGGTCACGGGGCAACTTTCCTCGTTACGGGGAGAGGTTGACGCACTCTGGCTGCTACCCGACGATACGGCGGTCACCAGAGAAACCACCGATGCCTACTTCCTGTTTTCCATGCAACAGCAGGTGCCGGTTGTGGCGTTTTCAAGCGCCTATCTGCAATCGGGTGCAGCAGTGGCAGTTGAAATACAGCGATACGATATTGGGCGTCAGGCCGGTGAAATAGTCACATCCCTGCTGGATGGCAATGATGTCTCAGGCCATCCGGCAGCATCTCCCCGCAAATCATCACTCAGGATCAATCCCACGGTACTGCACAGGCTGGGCTTATCGCCGGATAGCATTAGGGCAGGAAGCAGCCGATGA
- a CDS encoding sensor histidine kinase: MSRLNQIKQFLGSFQSRIFIAFTLLTLLIAIAFMIIMANNEIQNYRQRSREKARLLATILADSVKLPLFSGDVATLKTLADTLLETPQVAHVVIADHDQRVLVERFSKYIHSPPSDMTTEGMPVHATASTPSVDSALSGGPATQSPPFGSVRVSIDTRDLKLSIRNTLFKTGAVVLVFWLAVLAATYPILKRITRSFDVLTQGLGTMMEGDFSLKIPVESDDEAGRATQAVNRLASALEERETENRNLQAELVNALQLEIQEEKRKFMAKMIQTNRMTSLGLLISSMAHNINTPNGAIKLAGHYIQRSWKDLLPILEGVTKDEGDFQVGGLQFSEAKTEFSSAAESICRNAERVERVIHDLRAYNVGERSAFAPGVSVNQAVEGALTIVRAHGSQAQVKIVHRLDPALPTITGNQNQIEQVVVNLLLNAMQATPGNAEGITITTCHIPLQHEIQIIVMDEGEGLPELVAQNLFKPFTSTRIDKGGSGLGLYISNFIITEHKGRIEFSSNSPQGTIVTVCLPVIPAGDC; encoded by the coding sequence ATGAGCCGGCTCAATCAAATCAAACAGTTTCTGGGCAGTTTCCAGAGCAGGATTTTTATTGCGTTTACGCTCTTGACTCTGTTGATTGCCATCGCATTCATGATCATAATGGCCAACAACGAGATACAGAATTATCGTCAAAGGTCCCGGGAAAAGGCTCGTTTGCTGGCCACCATACTGGCAGACAGCGTCAAACTGCCATTATTCTCAGGAGATGTGGCGACGCTTAAGACTCTGGCTGATACATTGCTTGAAACACCTCAAGTAGCTCATGTAGTGATCGCAGACCATGACCAGCGTGTCCTGGTCGAACGTTTTTCAAAATATATTCACAGCCCCCCCTCAGACATGACAACCGAGGGGATGCCGGTACACGCAACAGCTTCAACGCCTTCAGTGGATTCGGCACTTTCTGGCGGCCCTGCAACCCAGTCTCCTCCATTCGGTTCAGTGCGTGTCTCTATCGACACCAGAGATCTGAAGCTCTCCATCAGGAACACGCTGTTCAAGACCGGAGCAGTTGTGCTGGTGTTCTGGCTTGCCGTGCTTGCGGCAACCTACCCCATACTCAAACGGATCACCAGGTCATTTGACGTACTTACTCAAGGGTTGGGAACTATGATGGAGGGAGACTTTTCCCTGAAGATTCCGGTGGAAAGTGACGATGAAGCCGGACGTGCCACACAGGCGGTCAACCGTCTGGCATCTGCACTGGAAGAACGCGAGACGGAAAACCGGAATCTGCAGGCTGAACTCGTGAACGCGTTGCAACTTGAAATACAGGAAGAAAAGCGCAAGTTCATGGCCAAGATGATCCAGACAAACCGGATGACGTCGCTGGGGTTGCTTATCTCCAGCATGGCACACAACATCAATACACCGAATGGCGCCATAAAACTGGCAGGGCACTACATTCAACGCTCCTGGAAAGACCTACTGCCAATCCTCGAAGGCGTGACAAAAGATGAAGGGGATTTTCAGGTTGGCGGGTTGCAGTTCAGTGAAGCCAAAACCGAGTTTTCGAGTGCCGCTGAGTCCATCTGCCGTAACGCAGAACGGGTTGAGCGGGTAATCCACGATCTGCGCGCCTACAATGTGGGGGAGCGCAGCGCCTTTGCCCCCGGGGTGTCGGTCAACCAGGCTGTGGAGGGGGCTTTAACCATTGTGCGCGCCCATGGCAGTCAGGCCCAGGTAAAGATCGTACACCGGCTTGACCCGGCTCTCCCGACCATTACCGGCAACCAAAACCAGATTGAGCAGGTGGTCGTGAACCTCTTGCTGAATGCCATGCAGGCAACACCCGGCAACGCTGAGGGGATCACGATTACAACCTGCCATATCCCGCTGCAGCATGAGATCCAGATTATCGTTATGGACGAAGGAGAGGGACTGCCCGAACTGGTTGCACAGAACCTGTTCAAACCATTCACCTCCACACGGATCGACAAGGGAGGCAGTGGCCTGGGCCTCTACATCTCCAACTTCATCATAACCGAACACAAAGGCAGGATTGAGTTCAGCTCAAACAGCCCCCAAGGAACCATTGTGACCGTATGCCTGCCGGTTATCCCCGCCGGTGACTGCTAA
- a CDS encoding sigma-54-dependent transcriptional regulator, with protein MSKPAQTKQAQGVLLVDDDAGFLEEARRTLHTQGITNITTLQDSSKIFQELSEGGHSVLILDWVMPGLSGADLLPEIVRQHPYLPVIILTGVADLENVVSCIKQGAYDYITKPLDANRLVSIVQKAFTTEELASQNKKLTGYLQGQPLEDPECFSDIISCSDRMQSLFKIIEAMRHSRQPVLITGETGVGKELIAKAIHRSSGLRGPMVTVNVAGLDDSMFSDSLFGHKKGAFTGATESREGLIEKAKDGTLFLDEIGEISVQSQVKLLRLIQQNEYYRVGSDVLQKSSARIIAASNANFEALFESGSFRQDLYYRISAHSLHVPPLRDRREDILPLAEHYAARIAQELKKAIPRFSREVRKSLRCYDFHGNVRELINKINNAVTNNRSGTLQLDDFPGLSTGCGGLNNMIRRIGSNQFVLHGIFSEFPTYEELELLLTEEAIEEANGNRSAAAELLGVSRPTLQKKLDLCDSRKWSGAKS; from the coding sequence ATGTCGAAGCCTGCTCAAACGAAACAAGCACAAGGAGTCTTGCTGGTTGATGATGATGCCGGATTCCTTGAAGAAGCCCGCCGTACCCTGCATACCCAGGGGATAACCAACATCACAACCTTGCAAGACAGCAGTAAAATTTTTCAGGAGCTCTCTGAGGGGGGGCACAGCGTACTGATACTCGATTGGGTTATGCCCGGTCTGAGCGGTGCAGACCTGCTGCCGGAGATAGTCAGGCAGCATCCCTATCTGCCGGTCATTATCCTGACCGGTGTGGCTGATCTTGAGAATGTGGTCAGCTGTATCAAGCAGGGGGCCTATGACTACATAACCAAACCCCTTGACGCCAACCGTCTGGTTTCTATTGTTCAGAAGGCCTTTACCACGGAAGAACTGGCCAGTCAGAACAAGAAGCTGACAGGATACCTGCAAGGGCAGCCCCTTGAAGATCCGGAATGCTTCAGTGATATCATCAGCTGTAGTGACCGGATGCAGTCGCTTTTCAAGATTATTGAAGCCATGCGCCACTCAAGACAGCCCGTTCTGATTACCGGTGAGACCGGAGTCGGCAAGGAGCTGATCGCCAAGGCCATTCACCGCTCCAGCGGTCTGAGGGGGCCCATGGTAACTGTTAATGTTGCCGGGCTGGATGACAGCATGTTCTCTGATTCTCTCTTTGGCCACAAAAAAGGGGCGTTCACCGGCGCTACCGAAAGCCGGGAGGGGTTGATTGAAAAGGCAAAAGACGGCACACTTTTTCTGGACGAGATCGGCGAGATCAGTGTCCAGTCACAGGTTAAGCTGCTCCGGCTTATTCAACAGAATGAATATTACCGCGTTGGTTCCGATGTGCTGCAAAAAAGCAGTGCCCGCATCATTGCCGCTTCAAACGCCAATTTTGAGGCCCTCTTTGAGTCCGGTTCCTTCCGGCAGGATCTCTACTACCGGATCAGCGCCCATTCCCTGCATGTCCCGCCACTGCGTGACCGCCGCGAAGATATCCTGCCCTTGGCGGAGCATTATGCTGCCCGCATAGCGCAAGAGCTGAAAAAGGCGATCCCACGGTTTTCGCGTGAGGTGCGTAAGTCGCTCAGGTGTTATGATTTTCACGGCAACGTCAGGGAGTTGATCAACAAGATTAATAACGCGGTTACCAATAACCGTTCCGGTACCCTGCAACTTGATGATTTCCCCGGGTTGTCAACCGGTTGTGGCGGCCTTAACAACATGATCCGCCGGATCGGCAGTAACCAGTTTGTGTTGCATGGAATCTTTTCAGAGTTTCCAACCTATGAAGAGCTGGAACTGCTTCTGACCGAAGAAGCCATTGAAGAGGCGAACGGTAACCGCAGTGCCGCTGCCGAACTGCTGGGGGTCAGCAGGCCGACGCTGCAGAAGAAGCTCGATCTGTGTGACAGCAGGAAGTGGTCCGGCGCAAAGTCTTAG